The Spirosoma foliorum genome has a window encoding:
- a CDS encoding PorP/SprF family type IX secretion system membrane protein, with product MLKKYLLTLLTLTLSRMVFAQDPQFTQFYAAPMYLNPAFAGSALAPRITANYRNQWPAITNYVTTMVAVDHFIEKYNSGVGLMIQSDNQGQGRIQSTDIGLQYAYQFQVSESSSVRLGLQGSYVNRSINYFGLTTGDQFTDRGFITGSVSGDPALQGGLPTNKYLDFSTGGLFYSDWFWVGLSAHHINRPAQGFFISENERLPMKTSVQAGLRIPLGSFTGLADDLDREISLSPVIMYKHQGKYDQLDIGAYLTYSPLTIGAYYRGIPFKKYEQTLNNHDAVAALIGWRMEKFSIGYSYDVTISTLGNSGGSHELSLSYIFDKPEKGRPGVKRRDKKLPCPKF from the coding sequence ATGCTTAAGAAATACTTACTGACTCTTTTGACGCTGACCCTAAGCCGCATGGTCTTTGCTCAGGACCCTCAGTTTACTCAATTCTATGCGGCACCTATGTACCTCAACCCGGCCTTCGCTGGTTCGGCGCTGGCTCCACGAATTACAGCCAACTATCGAAACCAATGGCCCGCCATTACGAACTACGTAACCACCATGGTTGCCGTAGATCATTTCATTGAAAAATATAACAGTGGTGTCGGGCTGATGATTCAGAGCGACAACCAGGGTCAGGGAAGGATTCAATCTACAGACATTGGGTTGCAATATGCATACCAATTCCAAGTTAGTGAATCATCGTCTGTGCGTTTAGGGTTGCAGGGGTCTTATGTAAATCGGAGTATCAACTATTTTGGCTTGACTACCGGCGACCAATTTACGGATCGAGGTTTTATTACAGGCAGCGTCTCGGGTGATCCTGCCTTGCAGGGTGGTCTACCCACAAACAAATACCTTGATTTTTCGACGGGTGGTCTTTTTTATTCCGACTGGTTCTGGGTCGGCTTGTCGGCGCACCATATTAACCGACCTGCGCAGGGATTCTTTATCAGTGAAAACGAGCGATTGCCAATGAAAACCAGTGTTCAGGCAGGCCTTCGAATTCCGTTGGGGAGTTTCACGGGACTGGCCGATGACCTGGACCGGGAAATTAGTTTATCGCCTGTGATTATGTATAAGCATCAGGGCAAATACGATCAGTTAGACATTGGTGCTTATCTGACTTATTCGCCGTTAACGATCGGTGCCTATTATCGCGGTATTCCATTCAAAAAATACGAGCAGACGCTTAATAACCACGATGCCGTGGCGGCTCTGATTGGCTGGCGGATGGAAAAATTCTCTATTGGCTATAGTTACGACGTCACGATCTCAACCCTTGGTAATAGTGGTGGATCGCACGAATTGTCGTTATCTTATATTTTCGACAAGCCCGAAAAGGGACGTCCTGGCGTAAAGCGTCGGGATAAAAAACTGCCCTGCCCGAAATTCTAA
- a CDS encoding glycerophosphodiester phosphodiesterase, which translates to MKRSHYLLIGLLFLLFDGCRKTYEAVVPYAFTNTPGSGQFVPPIRQALEGVYTISNGASQFGDQAVLKWTYLLNGSDTTHYLSIFMGTDATYFNLEGSPEADSLVLKGYWRKLVNESIGEARLIVREKHNGKLQLFKGSLIPGDTLVVDGLYGDKSATPTNPLTLTYNRPLNPKPFSIMAHRSGGRTSDLLPASENSVEIIKLASRLGATGIEVDVRFTKDGVPVLYHDNTLNLRLIQKSGLAGPLEDYTYQQLSTLVRLINGEKIPTLEEALETVVNNTSLDFVWLDTKYIGPMDKVQAIQQKYRQKALALGRNLRIIIGLPTTEAVDSYKALANKDNTPILCELDTSITRSLNARIWAPRWTLGPQTDEVLAMQAEGLTVFVWTLDEPEFIREFISQNHFNGILSNYSPVVAYYHYIEQQ; encoded by the coding sequence GTGAAACGGTCTCATTATCTGCTAATAGGCTTATTATTTCTACTCTTCGACGGTTGCCGAAAGACGTACGAAGCTGTAGTGCCTTATGCGTTTACCAATACGCCCGGATCGGGGCAGTTTGTGCCACCTATACGGCAGGCTCTGGAAGGGGTCTATACAATTTCAAATGGTGCCAGTCAGTTTGGCGATCAGGCCGTTTTAAAATGGACCTATCTGCTCAACGGTTCAGATACTACCCATTATCTGTCTATTTTCATGGGTACTGATGCCACTTATTTTAATCTGGAAGGTAGCCCAGAGGCCGATAGCCTGGTGTTAAAAGGTTACTGGCGTAAGCTAGTGAATGAGTCCATTGGCGAAGCTCGGTTGATTGTACGAGAAAAGCATAATGGAAAGCTACAGCTCTTTAAAGGTAGTTTGATTCCTGGCGACACCCTGGTAGTTGATGGCTTATACGGCGACAAATCAGCTACGCCTACTAATCCGCTTACGCTGACATATAATCGGCCACTTAATCCGAAACCCTTTTCGATCATGGCGCATCGAAGCGGAGGCCGAACGTCGGATTTGCTGCCTGCGTCCGAAAATTCAGTGGAAATTATTAAGCTGGCTTCACGGCTTGGCGCCACAGGAATCGAAGTTGATGTTCGGTTTACGAAAGATGGCGTTCCGGTATTATACCATGACAATACGCTGAATTTGCGGCTCATTCAGAAGAGCGGGCTGGCGGGCCCTCTTGAAGATTATACTTATCAACAACTAAGCACCTTGGTTCGGCTGATCAATGGCGAAAAGATTCCAACGCTGGAGGAGGCACTGGAAACGGTCGTTAATAATACGTCCTTAGATTTTGTCTGGCTCGATACCAAATACATCGGCCCAATGGACAAAGTACAGGCCATTCAACAGAAATACCGGCAAAAGGCATTGGCCCTGGGGCGTAACCTCCGCATTATAATTGGCTTGCCAACTACAGAGGCTGTAGACTCCTATAAAGCCCTGGCTAATAAAGATAATACGCCGATTTTGTGTGAATTGGATACATCCATTACGCGTAGTTTGAACGCCCGTATCTGGGCTCCCCGCTGGACGTTAGGTCCTCAAACAGATGAAGTGCTGGCCATGCAGGCAGAAGGATTAACGGTTTTCGTCTGGACGCTCGATGAACCCGAATTTATCCGGGAGTTTATCAGTCAGAACCATTTCAATGGAATTCTGTCTAACTATTCGCCGGTAGTAGCGTATTATCATTATATCGAACAACAGTAA
- a CDS encoding metallophosphoesterase family protein produces MEQDSAKREILFLSDTQAPMWVERLVLRTHQNTKATQAIFDEIIRIQPAVLYWLGDIVSLGYRNRKWRIIDQFLLQCTEVKTAVYAIMGNHDVMGRPRKGAKNFQQRFPEHSPTGYVKITDEIAVVMLNSNFSTLSIADLVAQQTWYQQTLVDLDNDPAVKVVIVTCHHAPYSNSKLVGSSKLVQQRFVPAYVQSQKARLFITGHSHAFERYEFEGKTFLVIGGGGGLRQPLNTSPSRLPDLALTYKPMFHYLAVKREGEGLVLTSYCLKSDFSGFSVGYQFEIPAEVSAE; encoded by the coding sequence ATGGAACAAGACTCAGCGAAACGCGAAATTCTATTTTTAAGTGACACGCAGGCGCCCATGTGGGTTGAACGACTGGTGTTACGAACGCATCAGAATACAAAAGCAACACAGGCAATTTTTGATGAAATTATACGGATTCAACCGGCGGTACTTTACTGGCTGGGCGATATTGTTTCGCTGGGTTACCGAAACCGAAAGTGGCGAATCATCGATCAGTTTTTGCTTCAGTGTACAGAAGTAAAAACGGCTGTGTATGCTATTATGGGCAATCATGACGTAATGGGCCGCCCCCGCAAAGGCGCTAAGAATTTTCAGCAGCGCTTTCCCGAGCACAGCCCAACAGGCTATGTAAAAATAACCGACGAAATTGCGGTGGTCATGCTGAATTCCAATTTCAGTACGCTCTCTATTGCTGATTTGGTAGCTCAGCAAACCTGGTACCAACAAACACTGGTGGATCTTGATAATGACCCCGCTGTGAAGGTAGTTATCGTTACCTGTCATCATGCACCTTATTCGAACAGTAAGTTAGTGGGGTCGTCGAAGCTGGTGCAGCAACGGTTTGTTCCGGCCTATGTTCAATCTCAGAAAGCGCGCTTATTTATTACGGGACACTCGCATGCCTTTGAGCGCTATGAATTTGAAGGCAAAACGTTCCTGGTGATCGGCGGTGGTGGTGGACTTCGTCAACCGCTCAATACATCGCCCAGCCGCCTGCCCGATTTGGCGTTAACCTACAAGCCAATGTTTCACTATCTTGCCGTAAAGCGTGAAGGCGAAGGGTTAGTATTGACCTCATACTGCCTGAAAAGTGATTTTTCGGGCTTT